The following coding sequences are from one Pseudonocardia sp. HH130630-07 window:
- a CDS encoding DUF1295 domain-containing protein encodes MTGYPWTAWAVNLGVTAVAVAVVLLVAYAVGRWRDRHDGLDIVWGLGFVLVALLSAGVATVLDPAGDGWRRILVVVLVAVWGGRLAWHIGRRNHGRPQDRRYTELAARGRIGTRAYLVQGVVLWLVSLPVQLAMYGTGGTIGLVTAVLGTLVWLVGFGFEAVGDAQLARFTADPANRGHVLDTGLWRYTRHPNYFGDACVWWGLGILALHHPAGLIGLVGVAAMTVNLVRGTGAAMLERDIADRRPAYADYVRRTSGFLPLPPREPNRSGV; translated from the coding sequence ATGACCGGTTACCCCTGGACGGCGTGGGCGGTGAACCTCGGCGTCACCGCGGTCGCCGTCGCGGTCGTGCTGCTCGTCGCGTACGCCGTCGGGCGGTGGCGCGACCGGCACGACGGCCTCGACATCGTCTGGGGGCTCGGGTTCGTCCTGGTCGCGCTGCTCTCGGCGGGGGTTGCGACGGTGCTCGACCCGGCGGGCGATGGCTGGCGCCGGATCCTGGTCGTCGTCCTCGTAGCGGTCTGGGGCGGGCGGCTGGCGTGGCACATCGGCCGTCGCAACCACGGGCGGCCGCAGGACCGCCGCTACACCGAGCTGGCGGCACGGGGCCGGATCGGGACGCGGGCCTACCTCGTCCAGGGCGTCGTGCTCTGGCTGGTGTCGCTGCCGGTGCAGCTCGCGATGTACGGCACCGGCGGGACGATCGGGCTGGTCACGGCCGTGCTCGGCACGCTGGTGTGGCTGGTCGGGTTCGGCTTCGAGGCGGTCGGGGACGCCCAGCTCGCCCGGTTCACCGCCGACCCCGCGAACCGGGGGCACGTGCTCGACACGGGCCTGTGGCGCTACACCCGGCACCCGAACTACTTCGGTGACGCCTGCGTGTGGTGGGGGCTGGGCATCCTGGCGCTGCACCACCCGGCCGGGCTGATCGGCCTGGTCGGGGTGGCAGCCATGACCGTCAACCTGGTGCGGGGCACCGGGGCGGCGATGCTGGAGCGCGACATCGCGGACCGGCGGCCCGCCTACGCCGACTACGTGCGCCGCACCAGCGGGTTCCTGCCCCTTCCCCCGCGGGAACCGAACCGTTCCGGGGTCTGA